A stretch of Deltaproteobacteria bacterium DNA encodes these proteins:
- a CDS encoding ribokinase has product MRIPVAVPAGREIDVVGLGQNTVDHLCVVERFPAPDTKQRLQALAVEPGGQIATALVALRRWGARATYLGTFGDDEAGAVSRASLASEGVDVAHAPVRSGHPNQLSVILVDARTGERTVLWHRPPALALAPGEVPRALIAGARVLHLDGADGEAALAAAAMARATGVATVADIDMACAELDRLLRLVDVLIVSWEFARALTGAAAPEAALESLERYGAAVVGVTLGSAGALLAARGRVLGVAGHVVATVDTTGAGDLFHAGFIWAMLAGLELEPALRLANAAAALQCTRLGGRRAIPTLAEARALAGL; this is encoded by the coding sequence ATGCGCATCCCGGTTGCCGTGCCGGCAGGCCGGGAGATCGACGTCGTCGGCCTCGGGCAGAACACGGTCGACCACCTGTGCGTGGTCGAGCGCTTCCCGGCGCCCGACACGAAGCAGCGCCTGCAGGCGCTGGCCGTCGAGCCCGGCGGACAGATCGCCACCGCGCTGGTGGCGCTCCGGCGCTGGGGCGCGCGCGCCACGTACCTCGGCACGTTCGGCGACGACGAGGCCGGCGCCGTCTCGCGCGCGTCGCTCGCATCGGAGGGGGTCGACGTCGCCCATGCCCCGGTGCGGAGCGGCCACCCGAACCAGCTCTCCGTGATCCTCGTGGATGCGCGCACCGGCGAGCGGACCGTCCTCTGGCACCGGCCGCCGGCGCTCGCCCTCGCCCCCGGCGAGGTGCCGCGCGCGCTCATCGCCGGCGCGCGCGTGCTTCACCTCGACGGCGCCGACGGGGAGGCCGCGCTGGCCGCGGCCGCCATGGCGCGCGCCACCGGGGTCGCGACCGTGGCCGACATCGACATGGCCTGTGCGGAGCTCGACCGGCTACTCCGTCTGGTCGACGTCCTCATCGTGTCGTGGGAGTTCGCGCGCGCCCTGACCGGGGCCGCGGCGCCCGAGGCCGCGCTCGAGAGCCTGGAGCGCTACGGGGCGGCCGTGGTCGGCGTGACGCTCGGCTCCGCCGGCGCGCTGCTCGCCGCGCGTGGTCGGGTGCTCGGCGTCGCCGGCCATGTGGTCGCGACCGTCGACACGACGGGCGCGGGCGATCTCTTCCACGCCGGCTTCATCTGGGCGATGCTCGCCGGGCTCGAGCTCGAGCCGGCCCTTCGGCTCGCCAACGCGGCCGCGGCGCTTCAGTGCACGCGTCTCGGCGGTCGCCGGGCGATTCCGACGCTCGCGGAGGCGCGCGCCCTTGCCGGTCTCTGA